The following are encoded together in the Terriglobia bacterium genome:
- a CDS encoding Hsp70 family protein gives MNSVIGIDLGTTNCAVARREIAAASTGAGVTIPQLTSPGTLEERALLPSFLYLPQADEFAEGTLALPWQPDSEVIAGEFARAHGMKVPTRLVVSAKSWLSHSGVDRSAKILPWGAPADVDKVSPVDASARYLRHIAGALRHANIDYSEVILTVPASFDAAARELTIEAARAAQLENVTLLEEPQAALYAWLEKSGDSFRKQVELGDVILVVDVGGGTTDLSLIRVTEEGGDLQLTRMAVGDHILLGGDNMDLTLAHNLARDRKLDAWQFTSLTYGCRQAKELLFADPKLAKAPISVVSRGSALVGGTLKFELTRQDLARILVDGFMPQVPVSETPQSARRTGLTQVALPYAQDPAITRHLAAFLTRQSRIAEGRSFVHPTAILFNGGVFKADVLKARVIEVVNQWLAADGGSAVKELESAGLDLAVARGAAYYGWVRHGHGIRIRGGTARAYYVGVEAAMPAVPGFEPPVRAVCVAPFGMEEGTQADIPPQEFALVVGEPTVFRFFASSVRRDDRVGDTVEDAARSDELEEVAPIETSLKGESGRLVPVNLQAAVTEVGTLELRCLEKGGSGHWNLELNVRTGERDVA, from the coding sequence ATGAACAGCGTCATCGGCATCGATCTCGGCACCACAAACTGCGCCGTCGCGCGGCGCGAGATTGCCGCGGCATCGACAGGAGCGGGCGTCACGATTCCCCAGCTTACTTCGCCCGGCACGCTGGAAGAGCGCGCGCTGCTTCCATCCTTCTTATATCTGCCTCAGGCTGACGAATTTGCCGAAGGAACGCTGGCCCTGCCGTGGCAGCCGGACAGTGAAGTCATCGCCGGCGAATTTGCCCGGGCGCATGGTATGAAAGTTCCAACGCGGCTGGTGGTGTCGGCCAAAAGCTGGCTGTCTCACTCGGGTGTGGATCGATCGGCGAAGATTCTCCCATGGGGAGCACCGGCCGACGTCGACAAGGTATCGCCGGTGGATGCGTCGGCCCGGTACCTGCGGCACATTGCGGGCGCACTGCGGCACGCGAACATCGACTACAGTGAAGTGATCCTGACCGTTCCCGCCAGCTTCGATGCGGCCGCGCGGGAGTTGACGATCGAAGCGGCGCGCGCGGCGCAACTCGAAAACGTAACGCTGCTCGAGGAACCGCAAGCGGCGTTGTATGCCTGGCTGGAAAAATCCGGCGACAGTTTCCGCAAACAGGTGGAACTTGGAGATGTGATCCTGGTTGTCGACGTCGGCGGAGGCACCACCGATCTTTCGCTGATCCGCGTCACCGAGGAAGGCGGCGATCTTCAGCTGACCCGCATGGCCGTCGGGGACCACATTCTGCTGGGCGGCGACAATATGGACCTGACGCTCGCGCACAATCTTGCGCGGGACCGCAAGCTCGACGCCTGGCAGTTCACCTCTTTGACCTACGGTTGCAGGCAGGCCAAAGAGCTGCTGTTCGCGGATCCGAAACTCGCAAAGGCGCCGATCTCCGTCGTCAGCCGCGGATCTGCGCTCGTCGGTGGAACTTTGAAATTCGAACTGACGCGCCAGGACCTCGCGCGCATCCTGGTCGACGGTTTCATGCCGCAGGTTCCGGTATCAGAAACGCCGCAGTCGGCCCGCCGCACGGGTTTGACTCAGGTCGCCTTGCCGTACGCGCAGGATCCTGCCATTACACGGCATCTCGCGGCGTTCCTCACACGCCAGTCCCGGATTGCCGAGGGGCGATCGTTTGTCCATCCCACAGCCATCCTGTTCAACGGAGGCGTTTTCAAAGCGGACGTCCTGAAAGCCCGGGTCATCGAGGTCGTCAACCAATGGCTGGCGGCCGACGGGGGCTCCGCCGTCAAAGAACTCGAAAGCGCAGGCCTCGACCTTGCCGTCGCGCGGGGCGCCGCTTATTACGGCTGGGTCCGCCATGGCCACGGAATCCGGATTCGGGGCGGAACGGCTCGCGCTTATTACGTGGGCGTCGAAGCCGCGATGCCCGCGGTCCCCGGCTTCGAACCGCCCGTTCGCGCGGTATGTGTAGCGCCGTTCGGAATGGAAGAAGGCACGCAGGCCGACATCCCACCGCAGGAATTTGCGCTGGTAGTCGGTGAACCCACAGTGTTCCGATTCTTCGCGTCATCCGTGCGGCGGGACGATCGCGTGGGCGACACGGTTGAAGACGCGGCGCGCAGCGACGAACTCGAAGAGGTGGCTCCGATCGAAACCTCTTTAAAAGGTGAATCCGGCCGATTGGTTCCGGTCAACCTGCAAGCGGCCGTCACGGAAGTCGGCACGCTCGAGCTGCGCTGTCTCGAAAAGGGCGGATCCGGCCACTGGAATCTCGAACTGAACGTACGAACCGGTGAACGGGATGTCGCGTGA
- a CDS encoding DUF2760 domain-containing protein — protein sequence MGENIRFLDRIKLAWRVLIHGSYASDVVEGLSELQAKRAKAAMPPERAHASALVLLSALQREGRFIDFIRQDVTGFSDEDIGAAGRIVHAGCRKVLDQFFKFQPASSGSEGQALTVPAGFDAQRIRLTGNVTGQPPFRGTLKHHGWVVTDIHVPEISEALDPRVAAPAEVELA from the coding sequence ATGGGCGAAAACATCCGTTTCCTGGACCGAATCAAGTTGGCCTGGCGGGTTCTTATTCATGGCAGCTATGCGAGCGATGTTGTCGAGGGGCTGAGCGAGCTTCAGGCAAAACGGGCAAAGGCAGCGATGCCGCCGGAACGCGCACATGCTTCCGCGCTGGTTCTGCTTTCGGCGCTGCAGCGGGAGGGCCGTTTTATCGATTTCATCCGTCAGGACGTCACAGGCTTCTCGGATGAAGACATTGGAGCGGCCGGGCGGATCGTGCATGCGGGCTGCCGGAAAGTGCTCGATCAGTTTTTCAAGTTTCAGCCGGCGTCCAGTGGCTCGGAGGGGCAGGCGCTGACAGTCCCAGCCGGTTTCGACGCACAACGGATTCGCCTTACCGGGAATGTGACGGGGCAGCCGCCGTTTCGAGGCACATTAAAGCACCACGGATGGGTCGTCACCGACATCCATGTGCCGGAAATCTCCGAGGCTCTCGACCCGCGCGTGGCCGCGCCCGCCGAAGTGGAACTCGCATGA
- the mutM gene encoding bifunctional DNA-formamidopyrimidine glycosylase/DNA-(apurinic or apyrimidinic site) lyase, giving the protein MPELPEVETVRLGLQPVLEGHRFTHVETRRADLRAPFPSGFARRLTGRRVLHLRRRAKYILADLDNGETLVVHLGMSGRMAVYATGSEQRPGRFYYEIAPAAAGQGKHDHVVFETDASARIVFTDHRRFGLMTLIETQKLDAHPLFKGLGGEPLSAEFTAAYLKGALKGKKTPIKSALLDQRVIAGLGNIYVCESLWRAHISPRKLARRVKPAQMDLLAPAIQSVLREAVKAGGSSLRDHKRVDGELGYFQKTFAVYDREGKKCKTLNCTGVIKRIVQAGRSTFYCPVCQK; this is encoded by the coding sequence ATGCCTGAATTACCTGAAGTTGAAACGGTCCGGCTGGGTTTGCAGCCGGTGCTCGAAGGACACCGTTTTACGCATGTCGAAACGCGGCGGGCCGATCTCCGCGCGCCGTTTCCCTCCGGGTTTGCGCGCCGCCTGACCGGCCGCCGTGTGTTGCACCTGCGGCGGCGGGCGAAATACATTCTGGCGGATCTCGATAACGGCGAAACCCTGGTCGTCCATCTTGGCATGAGCGGCCGCATGGCGGTGTACGCGACCGGCAGCGAGCAGAGACCTGGCCGGTTCTACTACGAGATCGCGCCGGCCGCCGCCGGGCAGGGCAAGCATGATCACGTGGTGTTCGAGACGGATGCGTCCGCCCGCATCGTGTTCACCGATCATCGCCGCTTCGGCTTGATGACGCTGATCGAGACGCAGAAGCTCGACGCCCATCCTTTATTCAAAGGACTCGGCGGCGAACCGCTTTCGGCGGAATTCACCGCGGCATATTTGAAAGGTGCGCTCAAAGGGAAGAAGACGCCGATCAAGTCCGCGCTGCTCGATCAGCGCGTCATTGCCGGCCTCGGCAATATCTATGTATGCGAGTCGCTGTGGCGGGCCCACATCTCTCCGAGGAAACTGGCCCGGCGGGTCAAACCCGCCCAAATGGATTTGCTGGCCCCAGCCATCCAGTCGGTCTTGCGTGAGGCGGTCAAAGCCGGCGGTTCCTCGTTGCGCGATCACAAACGGGTCGACGGGGAACTCGGCTATTTCCAGAAGACCTTCGCGGTCTACGATCGCGAGGGTAAAAAATGCAAAACGCTGAACTGCACCGGCGTGATTAAACGCATCGTCCAGGCCGGCCGCTCCACGTTCTACTGTCCGGTCTGCCAGAAATAG